The Cryptomeria japonica chromosome 6, Sugi_1.0, whole genome shotgun sequence genomic interval aaacaataaTTATTTCCTAAACTCTTTAATTGTAAACAATCATTTAATTTAGAAACAAAGACCCATTTAAAAGCAATTGTTAGTTTCGTAAACTCTTTAATTATCAACAATCACTTAAATTACAAACAAATCTTAACACAGTATAGATTCATTAGAATATACATCTCACGAGCTCTTAATCGCAACCCTTGGATAAGGAGAAAGTATGGCCGTTGGATTTAGGGCGATTTGGTGACAGGGTATCATATTTCTATTCTCCCTTTGAATTGAATGATAGTAGTTTTGTGGACTTTGATGCAATTTTCGTTGAAATAACTTACACATCCAATGCATAGTTGAATGATATTCTGGATTGTTTGAACCGGTGAACAGATTTCGAGAAACGTGCTTGACTCATGGTTCAACTACGGATTGTTTCCAGGCGCACAGATTTGGTAAAACGTGCTTGACTCATTGAAGTATGCCTTAATTCATAAATATATTGAATGACGTATACCTTAGTTGAATATCATGAACAGATTTTTTGAGAGACATTCAAGATGAGTAAATTGTTTGAGGGTTTATTTGATTTAGGTACCTTGAATATATTTTACAAATTATAACTGTTACTATTATAAATAGTTGTTCTCATTCTCATTTGTGAACTACATTACGTTTTGATTTAAACAATACATTGTAAAGTTTTACTTGCTTCTCAATGGCTCCTCCACCTACAGTTGCAATTCCCCAGGTTTCTGAACAAGAAGCCCAGATCGAGAAGCTAAAACTGTATGACATAATGCTGGGCGCAGCTAAGCCCATGGCTCTCAGAGCTGCTGTTTTGCTGAATATTCCGGACATAATTGCTGAGGCGTCAGGCTCTCTTACCCTAGAAGAAATCGCTGCTTGTATTTCAGCATCTACTGATAGCCCACCTCACATAGAATATCTGTTTCGTCTTCTGAGATTTCTAGCCTCCCAGGAAGTCTTTAGTGAGATCCCACACCAGGAGGACTTCAGGCAAACTAGATATGGCCTCACAGGCCTCTCTAAATTACTTGTTAAGGAAACAAGAAAAGGAGGTGTGTCGGTGCAAAACTATGTTCCATGGTTGTTGGCATTCAACAATGATAGTTCCCTCAAGGGATGGCTGCATCTGCATGAGTCTGTGTTAGAAGGGAGCAGCGCCTTCAGTAAGGCTTTTGGTATGAGTTATTGGGAGTATGTTGCAAACAATCCTGAAGCGAACAAGACATTGAACGAGGCCATGTCCTGTGACACTCGTGCTGTCATGTCTAGTGTTGTCAAGATTTATGAGGAGGGATTTAAGAAGATAAATTCTTTGGTTGATGTTGGGGGAGGTCTCGGCTCTGCCTTGTCCATTATTGTCGACAATCACAAACACATTAGAGGAATTAATTTCGACTTGCCTTATGTCATTGCTTCTGCACTTCCTATCGCTGGTAAGCTTGGTCTTGGTCCATTAATTTTGTAAGAGTTGATGTGTTATTTTCAGGAACTTCCTAACTCTACACGCTTAACTAGTCTTTAAGTCCTTTTAGTTTCGTTTAAAAGAAAAAGATTGGGTCCACAATAATGCCATCAATTTACTGAATAGAACATATAATTATGAATAATAATTGTTTAGTAATACAATATTCTGTGCATCTAAGCTAATATGGGTTGGTTCTTCATATTGTAGGAGTACAACATGTGAGTGGCAATATGTTTGAACACATTCCATCAGCTGATGCAATCTTTATCAAGGTAAATAATCTTAGATTATATTTGTAtgaaatttataaattttaaagagtaacttaaattaaattgaaaatgTTGTTGCAGTGGGTTTTGCATGATTGGAGCGATGATGATTGTGTAAGAGTGTTGAGAAGGTGCTATGAGGCTATACCAGAAAATGGAAAAGTTATAATTGTTGATGCTCTTATTGTTGAAGGAAAAAGAGATGAAGATAACAAAGAAAATCTTCAAAGGGGAGTGGGCCTGGCATTTGATATGGAAATGATGCTATTCAGTACTGGTGGAAAGGAGCGAACAGAGATGGAATTTAAACAAATTCTTATCAAAGCAGGTTTCAAAAGCTACACCATCTTCAAATTGCCATCTATTCAAAACATTATTGAGGCTTCCAAGTTCTAAACCAATAGAGTGTTTGTTCTATAGCCACATTATTGTTTTTTATGGTGGCCATCAAAGTAATACTTTTTATCAGTTTTCTATAAGGTTCGGGGTCCTTTCAAAACCTACCTTTTATCTTCTATAAAAAATGGCTTTTAGTTGTACGCATATATAGTCCCATGTGTTATTATAATCATGCTcaattttttaaattctttttatgGAAAAGTCATCATGATAATTTTTATCCGACAAAGAGCAATAGCACAATAGTGTGTTTTAATTTGTTTCACAATAGTGTGCTTTGCTTTGTTGCTTAAATGAAGTATTCTACTTACCATTTTAaactaaatttttattttcttcACTCATAACAAGTGAATTGATaatattttgaagatgatatgGACTAACAAATtttaaggtatatatatatatacatatatatttatatatatatacatatatatatatatagatatatatatatatgtatatatacatatatctatatctatatacatatatctatatttatatatatatatatatatatatatagagagagagagagagagagagagagagagagagagagagagagagagagagtccactATGATTGATCGAGGCGAAAGAAAAAGCAAATCTATAAACTGAAAATCTTAGCCATTCTATACaatattaaagatatatatatatatatatatatatatatatatataaacgagaATTACAAGAGGGCAGCACTCCTTATCTTAAAACAAAAAGTAGTTGTAAATCTACAACTAAGACCAAATCAAGAGTCCTGCAACTGCATAAGATAGATCATGATAGAGGAAAATTTGTACAACTATTGAACCTGAATGGGAGAAAAAAAATTCCCATAATGTCCTCTAAAGTTACCATAAGTTCCCAAGAACTTTCGGTCAAGCCCTTCCATGCACAACATCAACGTCTGAGATGACATAGACATCCTCTTAGCAACCACAACATCAATGATCCTTGCAATGAGTTTGAAATTTGGGAAAAACCTCCATTTCATCAATCTCCTCCATAATTGGTTGTTTCACCTTGTTAGGAACATAGTTTGCCAAAACCTCCTTGAATGAACAACACCCCATAATCTCAATGACATTAGTGGAAGAAGTCTAATACAATATAATCATGGATGTAGACATCACTCCATAATGCCTTCCCAATCACGTGTGCAAATGCAAATTATAAAAGATAGCCCTTATGTTACAAGGTGATTCCTACCAAACAATGGTGTCCTTAACcattaaaattttatttcttgcttTTTTATGAAAAAACAAAATTATGTGGTTTTCATTTTGTGTCTGCTTTAATATCCATTATAACTCAATATAATATGAAAACTTATTAAACATGTTATAAATGCATTCTCTTTCTGGCATCATTTTCTATTGCTACAAGACTCTCGTCACACAACAATAGATTTATAATGTTGCTCAGTATGTAAAGTGACATTCTTTCACTTCAttatatatttgaattttattctctTTTGTCTTGGGTCTAGACATCGCCAGCATGTAGGTTAAATGCAGCACGAAACTAAACTTATGATAGATGATAAGGATGATGTATCACATTAATTATTATATAagcacaaaattttattttatttcattaatattgtatctttgttatttattatttttattgttggcTGCTTCGAAAGTACTCTACCCCAGCTCCCAATTTTCCTATCCTTTCTCACTGCACATGGAAAGCTTGACGAAGTGTTTGATTATTGGATTGATTGCTCACGTGGGAGGGTTTTCAAGCCAACAAGCCAGATCCGCACTGAGAGAGACACTGAGGGTGATGTTACTCAAGTGCATGCCAGTTTCGCCTCAAGGTTCTAGGGGACTATCCCCAATCCTATATGTTGTAACGTCCAGACATACTATGATTCTTTGGGCATGCTTCAATTCATAGTGAAAGAAAAACTAATATTTTTATAGACCTAAGCATTATTGATTTGACCAAGGATTCACATAGAGGCTGAATTCATAGTGAAGACAAAACTAAATAACTTATATGCACCCTCTTACTGAGGATGGAGAGGGCATAGTCAATGCCAGGATATCATAGATATATTCAGTTAAATTATTATTGAACTGTCATAATGAGAAATATTATTGCGAATATCCAGCATTGATCATCATTGTTCTTTTTGCAACCCTCATCACTGTTATATTTTTAAAATCATGACAGAATAAAAATATGGATGTGGTTGTGAGTCAAAAAGCATGATATAGGGGAGAGGATCGAGTAGTTGAACACGTTTCAATTGTTGTGATAGTAGTTATTGATTTAATACCAGtacttgttgatttaatatccatacttgttgatttaatgtccaattttttggacaacattgcaccaatagtacTGATTTTAAAGTCGTTATTGCTTTGATTACTACCCATAATTGAACTTAGAAGGACGTGTTAGGGTATGCGGCTCATGAAAATCAATTTAGAAGGACGTGTTGTGCTAGTTTTGGGTCCCCtccttctcctagagtggaccacaatCGATattattggtctagatgacctaggtTATGTAATATTATATACTTTACTTTCGGCCATCCTAGTTGAGACTTCTAATGAATACCCTTGTATATAAGGATGATCTTAAAAGTATGCGTTAAGGTACTAAAGTATGGATGTGTTTGAAAAGATGTGATGTAGATGCAAATGATATGTAGACAGATTTGATGGAAGAGATGTGCAAAAGCTAGTTGAGAACTTTGATAGTGTTTGATAGTGTTTGAGACTAAATATGGCCTTACAGGCCTTTCTAAATTACTTGTTAAGGAAACAAGAAAAGGAGGTGTGTCAGTGCAAAACTATGTTCCATATTTGTTGGCATTCAACAATGATAGTACCCTCAAGGGATGGCTTCATCTGCATGAGTCTGTGTTAGAAGGCCGCGGTGCCTTTGATAAGGCTTTTGGTATGAGTTTTTGGGACTACGTTGCAAAGAATCCTGAAACAAACAAGACATTCAACGAGGCCATGTCTTGTGACAGTCGTGCTGTCATGTCTAGTGTTGTGAAGATTTATGAGGAGGGATTTAAGAAGATAAATTCTTTAGTCGATGTTGGGGGAGGTTTGGGCTCTGCCTTGTCCAATATTGTGGAGAATTACAAACACATCAGAGGAATTAATTTTGACTTGCCTCATGTCATTGCTTCTGCACCTCCAGTCACTAGTAAGGTTGATCTTGCTCAGTTTAAGTTGTTTAAATGGATGAACAGTTTTATAAGAGTAGATGTGCTATTCTCAAGAACCTCCTAACTCTGTACGCTTAACTAGTCTTAGGTCGTTTTAGTTTTGTTTTAATTACAAATTTAATAATCTTTTTTATATAAATTTgtgaattttaaaaatttgtaaTAAATTGTTCTTTTCTCATGTGTATTAAAACATATAATTATGAAAATTTATCGTTCattaatataatattttgtttatcaaaaTGATAGTAAGTTGATATGGTCTAGTTTTTAACATTATATGAGTACAATAAGCTATTGTGGGTTGGTGTTTAACATTGTAGGAGTACAACATGTGAGTGGCAATATGTTTGAACATATTCCGTCAGCTGATGCAATCTTGATGAAGGTATATAATCTTAGGTTATATTTGtgtcaaatatataatttttaaagggtaatttaaattcaattgaaaatgttATTGCAGTGGGTTTTGCACGATTGGAATGATGATGACTATGTCAGAGTGTTGAAAAGGTGTTATGAGGCTATACCAAAAAATGGAAAAGTCATAATCGTTGATGCCCTTATTGTTGAAGGGAAAAGAGAGGAAGATAACAAAGAAGAACTTCAAAGGGGTGTGGGACTAGAATTTGATATGGGAATGATGCTATTTTGTACTGGTGGAAAGGAGCGATCAAAGATGGAATTTAAACAAATTATTAGCAAAGCTGGTTTCAAAAGCTACACCATCTTCAAATTGCCATCTATTCAAACCATTATTGAAGTTTCCAAAATCTAAATCAGTATAGTTCAATATTTAAGGTTTTGATCAaaactatattattattatataaataaattaccATCATCATTTCAAGGAATTGTAAATTCATCACTTTTTAAGGGGAGAGACAATTAGTAGCTCTTAGAACTCTTTGGATTGGTTTAGTTTCAAACTACCTTGAGTCACTTGATCTTTCATTGTTGTTTCTCTTCTTCAATTGTTATGTGAGTGTTCTTGGTTGCTTCTAGCCCATGGGTTATTTGTTATATAATGGTCATTATAGTTATACTTTTTATTACTTTTGTATAAGGTTTGGGGTCTTTCAAAACCTCtttttatcttttataaaaaaaatctttttagttgtgcatatatatattcccatatgtTTAGTATAGTCATACTCAacttttcaaatttttattgaaaattcatcatatgatatttttttgttaaaaaaaggtAATACCACAATAGTATGTTTTACTTTGTTGTTTAAATGAAGTGTTCTACTTAATATTTTAAACTATATTTTTACTTTCATAGAATTGATAATAATTTTAAGATAATGTCCACTAATAAATTTGGAGATTTATTtgtttgtgtatatatatctataggtTAGTCATGGCCAAAGGTGTAATTCCTGTTAtcttaaaatcaaaataaaaaataattacaaaactAATATTGAACTCAAATCATGCAGTTAATCAGATACGACATGCTAGAGGAAAATTCATACATCTGTTCAACCTTGATGTGAGAAAACAAATCACCATATTATCCTATAAACCAACCAAAAGTTCCTTAGAAATTTAGGTCTAGCCCTTCACCAACGCCTATTTCACAGACATCCTCTTAGCAGACGCTACATCAAAGATCCTTGCAATGAGGGCGAAATCAAGGAAAACCTCCATTCCATTTATCTCTTCCATGATTGGGTGTTTCACCCTGTCAGGAAACTTCTCTGATGAGGTCTGCCCCATAGTCTGAATGGGAttattaagccgataggcttttagtgggcaAAAGCCGCCGAAAATTTTCAAGACATTCCAGCTCGGCAAGTGGCGTTCGTCCTCTGGTGCGTGCGTGTATCCTCTTTCCTCCGGCGTGTGCGTGTATCCTCTTTCCTCCGATGCGTGTGTGTATTCTCTCCGTGCATGCGTGTATCCTCTTTGTGCGTGCAGTCTATTTCCCAAGGGACGCTGTCTTTAATGATATCTTTAATGATTTTATCCTCGAGGCTATGCACGAATGTCGACATTCTTTATGCGTGTTTGCAACCCTAAAATATTGTTTGTTTTGTTGTTGCCGCCAATATTTCGCTATGgaaatgttcgcatagattgttgggttttgttcgAATATTTCGCTCTACAATTTTCACTCTGgaaatgttcgcatagattgttggCCTTTGTTCGAATATTTTTCTCTGcaaatgttcgcatagattgttgggttttgttctcGTTTTGACTATTTTGTGACTATTTTACTGGGCTTCCTTCTAAGCTTgacaccattaatggtttgaagttgcaaggtaaggttccatttttttaaaatatgtttttattttgtatTCCATTTTTTTTATAGCCTGTTTATTTTGTGCTTTCATATGTTGTTGGCAATATTTCGCTCTGCAATTTTCGCTCTGgaaatgttcgcatagattgttgggttttttTCGAATATCTCACTCTGCAATTTTCGCTCTGgaaatgttcgcatagattgttgggttttgttcaAATATTTCGCTCTAcaaatgttcgcatagattgttgggttttgttctcgttttgactgttttgttggttacgtTTGGTTCTTGTTGTGACTATTTTACTAGGCTTCCTTTTGAGCTTGACACTGTAAATGGTTTGAAATTGTAAAGTAaggtttcattttttttaaatatgtttttctTTTGTATTCCATTTTGTTTATAGCCTGTTTATTTTGTGCTTCCGTGTGCTTGCAGGGTTTCTCCTTTATTTCTGTTGCTTAACTATTTGTGGGCGTCGCTTCTTCCAGTTTACAAGCAATTTTTGAGGTTGTTTTGTGAGTTTGAAGCCGTGaaaggtttgaatttgcaaggtagattttttcattatttgttttctttttccttttgtaaTGCATTTTACTTATTTTTTCCTTTTGTGTGCTTACAGGATTGTcggtttgtttatgttctttaactatTTGTGGGCGTGGCTACTTGTACTTTGGAAGCCATTTTCAAGGCTGGTTTGTGACTTTCACGGCATGCATGCTTTCAATTTGCAACATAAGTTTCGCCGATTGCATTGTTTTattgttgtaagccttatttcACTCTACAATTTTTTTGCATGGGTTTGTATGTAGTTGTGCAGTTAGGTTTTGTTCTGGTTGTGTCTATTTTATTTGGCTCCTTTATGAGCTTTATGCCTTGAATGCTTTGATGTACTTGCagggttgtttgtttgtttatgttatttaactgtttaTGGCCGTGACTATTAAAATTTCAAGGTAAGTTCCCGTTTTATTTAGATTCTTTATGCGCCCTTGGAACCCTAAAATATAATTGGTTTTGTTGTTGTTGGCAATGTTTCGGTCTACAAATGTTCGCATAAGGTTGCATATAGGCATCGGCCATGAATGGTTTGAATTCTTAAGGTAAGCattgattttattaaaaaaaatttgggTTTTGTAATGCTTTTTTATTATAGTCTGCTTATTTCCTCATTGGCTCTACTTGCAGGGGTGTTACTTTgtctatgttatttaactatttgtgggcaTGACTACTTCTAGTTTGCTAGGCAATTTCACATTGCTTTGGATATAGTTGTTGACTTAGGTTTGTTGTCACtctgagtgaatgatttgaatttgcaaggtaagtacTAGTTTTGGTtagattcttttttgttttgtaatgcatttttctatACTCTGGTTATTTCTCGGTTTGGTGTAGTTGCAAGGTTGCTACTTTGTGCCTTTtgttgtaggttaaaagggttttagttTGGTTTTGCTATTTGCAGATATTTATTCATTTAAGTTTAttactttgttttaatcttttcgTGCCCGGTTATGTGCACCAATGCGGACTGTTTTATTGGGCTTGTTTCTGAGGTTGTCGGCGTTAATGGTTTTACAATGCCAGGtacttgtttattttgtttttaaagttTTGAAAATTTGTAATGCATTATTTGATACTGTCCTTATTTTTGGGTATGTTGTGCTTGCAGGATTGTTACTTTGGTTATTTTATTTAAGTGTTTGTGGATGTGATTACTTTCAGTCTGCATCGTCTCTATTTACTTTGACAGGTATTTAAGTTTTGACCATTCTGTTACTAATGAAATTCTGGCTTATGTTAGAAGTGTTTTAGTTTGATGGTTAGATCCCTAAAATCTAATTTCTTTTTCTATTGTCAAGAATATTTTCCTTTGGTCATCTCCATGCATGTGCTCTATTTCTCAAATAACATTGTCTTTAATGATTTTGTTCCCAAGGCTGTGCATGATTGTCGACGTTCGTTATGTGTGCAAAGATTAAGAAATTGTTAgagtacgtatatatatatatatatatatatatatatatatatatatatatatatatatatatatatatatatatatatatatatatatatatatatatatatatatatatacatgtgtatataggtTTTATTAAATCTCTATTTTAATAGCTCCATTATAAAGTGTGTAAGATTTGTCGATACAAGACTACACTGTAGTCTGAATgtagtcacgtccacaaatagttaaaaaacataaacaaactgtatatatatatatatatatatatatatatatatatatatatatatatatatatatatatatatatatatatatatatatatatatatatatatatatatatatatatatatatatatatatatattagaacacATTGAagtattgatatatgtatatgtgcatacacatatgcacatatatatacataaatgtatgtgtaggcatctatacatgtatatcaatacacacatgtatgcatatatatatgcatgtatgtacatatagacatgtgcgtatgtatatgtacataaagtacTCTATGTTGTAGTTTgaaagtagtcacgtccacaaatagttaaataacataaacaaagtagcaaGCTTGCAAGAATAAAGGAATTTTTATAGTGTGAATACTtttatataaatctatatatata includes:
- the LOC131067939 gene encoding (R,S)-reticuline 7-O-methyltransferase-like, yielding MAPPPTVAIPQVSEQEAQIEKLKLYDIMLGAAKPMALRAAVLLNIPDIIAEASGSLTLEEIAACISASTDSPPHIEYLFRLLRFLASQEVFSEIPHQEDFRQTRYGLTGLSKLLVKETRKGGVSVQNYVPWLLAFNNDSSLKGWLHLHESVLEGSSAFSKAFGMSYWEYVANNPEANKTLNEAMSCDTRAVMSSVVKIYEEGFKKINSLVDVGGGLGSALSIIVDNHKHIRGINFDLPYVIASALPIAGVQHVSGNMFEHIPSADAIFIKWVLHDWSDDDCVRVLRRCYEAIPENGKVIIVDALIVEGKRDEDNKENLQRGVGLAFDMEMMLFSTGGKERTEMEFKQILIKAGFKSYTIFKLPSIQNIIEASKF
- the LOC131067874 gene encoding (R,S)-reticuline 7-O-methyltransferase-like, translating into MNTLVYKDDLKMFETKYGLTGLSKLLVKETRKGGVSVQNYVPYLLAFNNDSTLKGWLHLHESVLEGRGAFDKAFGMSFWDYVAKNPETNKTFNEAMSCDSRAVMSSVVKIYEEGFKKINSLVDVGGGLGSALSNIVENYKHIRGINFDLPHVIASAPPVTRVQHVSGNMFEHIPSADAILMKWVLHDWNDDDYVRVLKRCYEAIPKNGKVIIVDALIVEGKREEDNKEELQRGVGLEFDMGMMLFCTGGKERSKMEFKQIISKAGFKSYTIFKLPSIQTIIEVSKI